A window of the Chryseobacterium arthrosphaerae genome harbors these coding sequences:
- a CDS encoding bacteriocin-like protein, whose product MKNLKNLNRKELKTVLGGAALACEAPVDGLCPAGYTFCSNPYCCYPPRKPYICID is encoded by the coding sequence ATGAAGAATTTAAAAAACTTAAACAGAAAAGAGTTAAAAACTGTTTTAGGAGGGGCGGCATTAGCCTGTGAAGCACCGGTAGATGGACTCTGCCCGGCAGGATACACATTCTGCAGCAACCCTTATTGCTGTTATCCGCCAAGAAAACCGTACATCTGTATTGATTAA
- a CDS encoding efflux RND transporter permease subunit: MRKFVQNIVSFSLKNSLIVLLGTFLLLAGGIYSYIHTPIEAFPDVTNTRVRVITQWPGRSAEEIEKFVTLPISKEMNAIPNKTSVRSISLFGLSVVTVIFDDHVDDFYAQQYASNKLGNVNLPNGAEYSIEPPSGATGEIYRYIIKSKLPIKEVTAIQDWVVERELLAVPGVADVVSFGGEEKTYEIKINPTELHNYDLSPLDVYEAVSKSNINVGGDVVAKGDQAYVVRGIGLLEKKEDIENIQIEVKGSTPILVKHVAEVKVSAKPRLGQVGYNKENDVVEGIVIMLRGENPSEVIARLKDRIEQLNGGELPGDVQIVPIIDRTELVNTTVNTVSKNLIEGVILVSVIVFIFLYNWRTTFIVASVIPLAFLFAIIMLKIQGLPANLISMGALDFGLLLEGTLVIVEHVFVALEHKAKKIGLRRFNKISKLGIIKKSAGSVAGYIFFALLILIVALMPIFSFQKVEGKMFSPLAFTLGYALLGSLILSLTYVPAMCKLLLTKNIEEKENFISRFFRVNIYRIYEFSDRHKKGFIIGFVALLAVCGWRFSNYGSEFLPKLNEGAIYVRATLPNSVNLDESVRLTREMKEILMKYDEVKFVMTQTGRPNDGTDPTGFFNIEFNIQLKPEKEWKKKISKEELLEEMRISLEKYPGINFGFSQPIQDNVEEYVAGVKAPLVIKIFGNDLFELENYANQVANSIRTVPGIADVNVFKNIGLPELRIQLHDSKMAKYGVSTADAQAVIEMTIGGQAATKFYEEERMFDVMLRFEKQYRDTPEKMGNILIPTQDNKKVPLKEIATIDYHTGPSFIYREGNSRYIGVGFNIEGRDLGSTIQEAKAKVDKEVKLPKNHKMTWAGEFESKERAAKQLAMVVPISLVLILMLLYFNFGNMKDTLISSITLAFAFIGGFLSLWFTGTIFGISAGIGFIILFGVATIDGIVLIGVMKENLQNRMSLKESIAQGVQSRIRPVVMIALMGSMGLLPAAMSNGMGSEIQKPLAIMIVGGLIICMLLSFTVLPIIFHYAYRKKHKETL; encoded by the coding sequence ATGCGAAAATTTGTACAGAATATAGTTTCCTTCTCTCTGAAAAACTCATTGATCGTTCTTTTGGGAACCTTCCTTTTGCTGGCGGGAGGAATCTATTCCTATATCCATACCCCCATTGAAGCCTTTCCGGATGTTACCAATACCAGGGTAAGGGTCATTACCCAATGGCCCGGGAGAAGTGCTGAGGAAATTGAAAAATTTGTGACCCTGCCGATTTCCAAAGAAATGAATGCCATTCCGAACAAAACATCGGTACGATCCATTTCCTTATTCGGGTTATCTGTGGTTACGGTGATTTTTGATGATCATGTTGATGATTTTTATGCACAGCAGTACGCCTCCAATAAACTCGGAAATGTGAATCTTCCGAATGGGGCAGAATACAGTATAGAACCTCCGTCCGGGGCTACCGGTGAGATCTACCGGTACATTATTAAAAGCAAATTACCGATAAAAGAAGTAACTGCCATACAGGATTGGGTTGTTGAAAGAGAACTTCTGGCGGTTCCCGGAGTAGCAGATGTGGTAAGCTTCGGAGGTGAAGAAAAAACATATGAAATAAAAATTAACCCGACGGAATTACACAATTATGACCTTTCTCCCCTGGATGTGTATGAAGCGGTTTCGAAGAGTAATATCAATGTAGGTGGTGATGTAGTGGCAAAAGGTGATCAGGCTTATGTAGTGCGGGGGATTGGTCTTTTAGAGAAAAAAGAAGATATTGAGAATATTCAGATTGAGGTAAAAGGTTCTACTCCTATTCTGGTAAAACATGTGGCTGAAGTAAAAGTCTCTGCCAAACCAAGATTGGGACAGGTTGGATACAATAAGGAAAATGATGTGGTGGAAGGCATTGTGATCATGCTTCGTGGTGAAAACCCGAGTGAAGTGATTGCAAGGCTGAAAGACAGGATTGAGCAGCTGAACGGAGGAGAACTGCCGGGCGATGTTCAGATTGTTCCGATCATAGACCGTACGGAATTGGTGAATACAACCGTTAATACAGTTTCCAAGAACCTGATAGAAGGGGTGATCCTGGTTTCTGTTATTGTATTTATCTTTCTCTATAACTGGAGAACGACTTTCATTGTAGCATCGGTGATTCCTCTGGCTTTCCTTTTTGCAATTATTATGCTTAAAATTCAGGGGCTTCCGGCCAATCTGATCTCTATGGGTGCCCTTGATTTCGGCTTATTGCTGGAAGGAACACTCGTAATTGTAGAACATGTATTTGTCGCCCTTGAACATAAAGCCAAAAAGATCGGATTGCGGAGATTTAACAAAATATCCAAACTGGGAATCATTAAAAAAAGTGCCGGAAGTGTGGCGGGCTACATTTTCTTCGCATTATTGATCCTTATTGTTGCCTTGATGCCGATCTTCTCATTCCAGAAAGTTGAAGGGAAGATGTTCTCTCCGCTGGCATTTACATTAGGATATGCATTACTGGGATCATTGATTTTGAGTCTCACCTATGTTCCGGCAATGTGTAAGCTTTTACTGACTAAAAATATAGAAGAGAAAGAAAACTTTATTTCAAGATTCTTCAGGGTGAATATCTATAGGATTTATGAATTCAGTGACCGTCATAAAAAAGGATTTATCATTGGTTTTGTTGCGCTGCTGGCTGTTTGTGGATGGAGATTTTCCAATTACGGATCAGAGTTTTTGCCTAAGCTGAATGAAGGGGCGATCTATGTAAGGGCTACACTTCCGAACAGTGTAAATCTTGACGAGTCGGTGAGGCTTACCAGGGAAATGAAGGAGATCTTAATGAAATATGATGAAGTGAAGTTTGTAATGACGCAGACCGGTCGCCCCAATGACGGAACAGATCCCACCGGATTTTTTAATATAGAATTCAATATCCAGCTGAAGCCGGAAAAAGAATGGAAGAAAAAAATATCCAAAGAAGAACTTCTCGAAGAAATGAGGATCTCCCTTGAAAAATATCCGGGAATCAATTTTGGATTCAGCCAGCCGATACAGGATAATGTGGAAGAATATGTTGCCGGTGTAAAGGCTCCGTTAGTTATTAAGATCTTCGGAAATGATTTGTTTGAGCTTGAAAACTATGCCAATCAGGTTGCGAATTCTATCAGAACCGTCCCGGGAATTGCAGACGTGAATGTATTCAAAAATATTGGACTTCCGGAATTGAGAATCCAGCTTCATGATTCTAAAATGGCCAAGTATGGGGTTTCAACTGCTGATGCACAGGCTGTTATTGAAATGACAATCGGCGGGCAGGCTGCTACCAAATTTTACGAAGAGGAAAGAATGTTTGATGTGATGCTCAGATTCGAAAAACAATACCGTGACACCCCGGAAAAGATGGGAAATATTCTCATCCCGACTCAGGATAATAAAAAGGTGCCACTGAAAGAAATCGCCACCATAGATTACCACACGGGGCCGTCATTTATTTACCGTGAAGGAAACAGCAGATATATTGGTGTAGGATTTAATATTGAAGGCCGTGACCTGGGAAGCACTATTCAGGAGGCAAAAGCAAAAGTAGATAAAGAAGTAAAGCTTCCGAAAAATCATAAGATGACCTGGGCCGGAGAATTTGAAAGTAAGGAAAGGGCCGCAAAACAGCTGGCAATGGTAGTACCAATCTCCTTAGTTTTAATTCTGATGCTGCTGTATTTCAACTTCGGAAATATGAAAGACACACTGATTTCATCCATTACACTGGCTTTTGCATTCATCGGAGGATTTTTATCCCTTTGGTTTACGGGAACCATTTTCGGAATCTCAGCCGGGATAGGATTTATTATCCTTTTCGGGGTGGCAACCATTGACGGTATTGTTCTGATAGGAGTAATGAAAGAAAATCTCCAGAACAGAATGTCTCTTAAAGAATCTATTGCCCAGGGAGTTCAAAGCAGGATCCGTCCGGTTGTCATGATTGCGCTGATGGGATCTATGGGGCTTCTTCCTGCAGCAATGTCAAACGGAATGGGATCGGAAATTCAGAAACCTTTAGCCATTATGATCGTAGGGGGACTGATTATTTGTATGTTGTTATCTTTTACGGTATTACCAATTATTTTCCATTATGCCTATCGTAAAAAGCATAAGGAAACCCTATAG
- the pncB gene encoding nicotinate phosphoribosyltransferase produces the protein MNDVRLNSILDNDFYKITMQNAVVKLFPSSIVKYEFINRGKHHFPEGFDAALREAVNKMAELKLTKDEKKFMAKTCPYIDLPYLDFLEGYHYDPSEVKIHQEGGDLSVVVEGLWYRTILWEVPLLALISELHYEMNHMERDSNEVVMNKTIEKADSLGRLGVTFAEFGTRRRHSYKVQNLVMEALTQKKDSTFIGSSNVHFAMKYGVKPIGTHAHEWFMFHAAEYGFKMANELALEHWVDVYRGDLGVALSDTYTTDVFFQQFDKKFAKLFDGVRHDSGDALEFADKTIAHYQKNGINPMFKYIIFSDALNLEKVEEITNYCRGKIGISFGIGTNLTNDVGLKPMNIVMKLIGVQAPNKEWIPTVKLSDEHGKYTGDPKMIELAKEFLRIKD, from the coding sequence ATGAACGACGTAAGACTGAACTCCATACTAGATAACGATTTTTATAAAATAACCATGCAGAATGCAGTGGTGAAATTATTCCCAAGTTCTATTGTAAAATATGAATTTATCAACAGGGGAAAACACCACTTTCCGGAAGGATTTGATGCAGCATTAAGAGAAGCTGTCAATAAAATGGCAGAACTCAAACTTACCAAGGATGAGAAAAAGTTCATGGCTAAAACCTGCCCTTATATAGACCTGCCTTATCTTGATTTTCTGGAAGGCTATCATTATGATCCTTCTGAAGTAAAGATCCATCAGGAAGGAGGTGATCTGTCTGTAGTGGTTGAAGGGCTCTGGTACAGAACCATTCTTTGGGAAGTTCCGTTGCTGGCCCTGATCAGTGAACTCCATTATGAAATGAATCATATGGAAAGGGATTCCAATGAGGTTGTCATGAACAAGACCATCGAAAAGGCAGATTCATTAGGAAGACTTGGAGTAACCTTTGCAGAGTTCGGAACCAGAAGAAGACATTCCTATAAAGTACAGAATCTGGTGATGGAAGCTCTGACACAGAAAAAAGATTCTACTTTCATCGGAAGTTCAAACGTTCATTTTGCTATGAAATACGGAGTAAAACCTATCGGAACACATGCCCACGAATGGTTTATGTTCCACGCTGCCGAATATGGATTCAAGATGGCGAACGAACTGGCTTTAGAGCATTGGGTAGATGTGTACAGAGGAGATCTTGGAGTAGCGCTTTCAGATACTTATACTACGGATGTTTTCTTCCAGCAGTTCGACAAAAAATTTGCCAAGCTTTTTGACGGTGTACGTCACGATAGCGGAGATGCACTGGAATTTGCCGACAAAACAATTGCTCACTATCAGAAGAACGGCATCAATCCGATGTTTAAATATATTATTTTCTCCGATGCGCTGAATCTTGAAAAAGTAGAAGAGATCACCAACTACTGCAGAGGCAAAATAGGCATATCTTTCGGAATAGGAACCAATCTTACAAATGATGTAGGTTTAAAACCAATGAATATTGTGATGAAACTTATTGGTGTACAGGCTCCCAATAAAGAATGGATCCCTACTGTAAAACTTTCTGACGAACATGGTAAATATACCGGTGATCCTAAGATGATTGAACTGGCTAAAGAGTTTTTAAGAATAAAAGATTAA
- a CDS encoding YciI family protein codes for MKAKIVLAIPCLMASLSFAQQKTEKPKFNQELATSLGADQYGMKAYTIVMLTTGSAKIEDNAKKAEVMKGHMANIGKLADEGKIVVAGPFLEKNKENYRGMFIFNTRSKEEAEQWVKTDPAVQAGIFSYEIFPWYGSAALPLYLKHHDEVAKENH; via the coding sequence ATGAAAGCAAAAATAGTATTGGCAATTCCCTGCCTGATGGCAAGCTTGTCTTTCGCACAGCAGAAAACGGAGAAACCGAAATTCAATCAGGAGCTGGCTACTTCCCTGGGAGCAGATCAATATGGAATGAAAGCCTATACTATTGTCATGCTTACCACAGGCTCTGCCAAAATTGAGGATAACGCAAAAAAGGCAGAAGTAATGAAAGGACACATGGCCAATATCGGCAAACTGGCAGATGAAGGAAAGATCGTTGTAGCCGGACCGTTCTTAGAAAAGAATAAAGAAAACTACCGGGGTATGTTTATTTTCAATACCCGGTCTAAAGAGGAGGCTGAGCAGTGGGTAAAAACAGATCCTGCAGTTCAGGCCGGAATTTTCAGCTATGAAATTTTCCCATGGTATGGTTCCGCAGCTTTGCCTTTGTACCTTAAGCATCATGATGAAGTGGCCAAAGAAAATCATTAA
- the fusA gene encoding elongation factor G — MGRDLKFTRNIGIAAHIDAGKTTTTERILFYTGVNHKIGEVHDGASTMDWMEQEAERGITITSAATTCSWNFPTDQGKPVADTKPYHFNIIDTPGHVDFTVEVNRSLRVLDGLVFLFSAVDGVEPQSETNWRLADNYKVARMGFVNKMDRQGADFLNVVNQVKEMLGSNAVPIVLPIGAEEDFKGVVDLIKNRAIIWDEAGQGATFEVVPIPEDMKDEVLEYREKLVEAVSEYDETLMEKFFEDPDSITEEEINAALRAATIDLSIIPMTCGSSFKNKGVQFMLDAVCKYLPSPLDKDDIKGTDPRTDAEITRKPSVDEPFAALAFKIATDPFVGRLAFFRAYSGRLDAGSYILNTRSGDKERISRIYQMHANKQNPVEYIEAGDIGAAVGFKSIKTGDTMCDEKNPIILESMVFPDPVIGIAVEPKTKADQDKMGNALAKLAEEDPTFTVRTDEASGQTIISGMGELHLDIIVDRMKREFKVEVNQGQPQVEYKENLTKVAQHREVYKKQSGGKGKFADIVFELGPADEGKVGLEFINEIKGGNVPREFVPAIEKGFKAAMKNGPLAGFEVEGIKVVLKDGSFHAVDSDALSFEMAAKLGFKEAGRAAKPVIMEPIMKLEVVTPEEYMGNIIGDLNKRRGTISGQEEKNGAVVIKGSVPLSEMFGYVTTLRTLSSGRATSSMELEKYQATPQNVAEEIIAKAKG; from the coding sequence ATGGGTAGAGATCTTAAATTTACAAGAAATATTGGTATTGCTGCTCACATTGATGCGGGTAAGACTACCACTACAGAAAGGATTTTATTCTATACAGGGGTAAACCACAAAATTGGAGAGGTTCACGATGGTGCTTCTACAATGGACTGGATGGAGCAGGAAGCAGAAAGAGGTATTACTATTACTTCCGCTGCAACTACTTGTTCTTGGAACTTCCCAACGGATCAAGGAAAACCTGTTGCAGATACTAAACCTTACCACTTCAACATCATCGATACACCGGGACACGTTGACTTCACTGTAGAGGTAAACAGATCTTTAAGAGTATTGGATGGATTGGTATTCTTATTCTCAGCAGTAGATGGAGTAGAGCCTCAGTCTGAAACAAACTGGAGACTTGCTGACAACTACAAAGTTGCTAGAATGGGATTCGTAAACAAAATGGACAGACAGGGTGCTGACTTCCTTAACGTGGTAAACCAGGTTAAAGAAATGTTAGGATCTAACGCAGTTCCAATCGTTTTACCAATCGGTGCTGAAGAAGATTTCAAAGGTGTTGTAGACTTAATTAAAAACAGAGCGATCATCTGGGATGAAGCTGGACAGGGTGCTACTTTCGAGGTAGTTCCAATTCCTGAAGACATGAAAGATGAAGTTCTTGAATATAGAGAAAAATTAGTAGAAGCTGTTTCTGAATATGACGAAACTTTGATGGAGAAATTCTTTGAAGATCCGGATTCAATTACAGAAGAAGAAATCAATGCTGCATTGAGAGCTGCTACTATCGATTTATCTATTATCCCAATGACTTGTGGTTCTTCATTCAAGAATAAAGGAGTACAGTTTATGTTGGATGCAGTATGTAAATACCTTCCTTCTCCATTGGATAAAGATGATATCAAAGGTACTGATCCAAGAACAGACGCTGAAATTACAAGAAAGCCATCTGTAGATGAGCCTTTCGCAGCTCTGGCATTTAAGATTGCTACTGACCCGTTCGTGGGAAGATTGGCATTCTTCAGAGCTTACTCTGGAAGACTGGATGCAGGTTCTTACATCTTGAACACCCGTTCAGGAGATAAAGAAAGAATCTCCAGAATCTATCAGATGCACGCTAACAAGCAAAACCCGGTAGAATATATTGAAGCTGGTGATATTGGTGCAGCGGTAGGATTCAAGTCTATCAAAACCGGTGATACGATGTGTGATGAGAAAAACCCGATCATTCTTGAATCTATGGTTTTCCCTGATCCGGTAATTGGTATCGCTGTTGAGCCTAAAACTAAAGCTGACCAGGATAAAATGGGTAACGCTCTAGCTAAATTGGCTGAAGAAGATCCAACGTTTACTGTTAGAACTGACGAGGCTTCTGGACAAACGATCATCTCTGGTATGGGTGAGCTTCACTTAGATATCATTGTTGACCGTATGAAGAGAGAATTCAAGGTTGAAGTAAACCAAGGACAACCTCAGGTAGAGTACAAAGAAAACTTAACAAAAGTTGCCCAGCACAGAGAAGTTTACAAAAAACAATCTGGTGGTAAAGGTAAATTTGCTGACATTGTATTTGAACTAGGACCTGCAGACGAAGGTAAAGTTGGTTTAGAATTCATCAATGAGATCAAAGGTGGTAACGTTCCTAGAGAATTCGTTCCTGCTATTGAAAAAGGATTTAAAGCTGCAATGAAGAACGGTCCATTGGCTGGTTTCGAAGTTGAAGGTATTAAAGTGGTTCTTAAAGATGGATCTTTCCACGCGGTGGATTCTGATGCCCTTTCTTTCGAAATGGCTGCTAAGTTAGGATTTAAAGAAGCGGGACGTGCTGCTAAGCCGGTAATTATGGAGCCTATTATGAAACTGGAAGTTGTAACTCCGGAAGAATATATGGGTAACATCATTGGTGACCTTAACAAGAGAAGAGGTACTATCAGTGGTCAGGAAGAGAAAAACGGAGCTGTTGTAATCAAAGGTTCTGTTCCACTTTCTGAAATGTTTGGATATGTAACTACTCTAAGAACACTTTCATCAGGAAGAGCTACTTCTTCTATGGAATTAGAGAAGTACCAGGCTACTCCACAAAACGTTGCTGAAGAAATCATAGCTAAAGCAAAAGGTTAA
- a CDS encoding TIGR04149 family rSAM-modified RiPP, which produces MKKMNFTKLSRTEMKDVFGGTLYPAECPGGCHGEGMIRCPDGTTTMTNFICMGGTCQPAAMCKPLILEPIGPIDLEPLIP; this is translated from the coding sequence ATGAAAAAAATGAATTTTACAAAACTTTCAAGAACTGAAATGAAAGATGTATTTGGAGGAACTCTCTATCCGGCAGAATGTCCCGGGGGATGCCATGGTGAAGGCATGATCAGATGTCCTGACGGCACCACTACCATGACTAATTTTATATGCATGGGAGGAACCTGTCAACCTGCAGCAATGTGCAAACCCCTGATTCTTGAGCCTATTGGCCCTATTGACCTGGAACCGCTGATTCCATAA
- a CDS encoding Dps family protein — MKNASIIGLKDADCKKISEKLNVLLANYSIFYQNTRGSHWNIKGDQFFTLHPKFEELYNSLVLKIDEIAERILTLGATPAHNYSDYLKVATIKESKEVTDGTKSVEQILSSFKVVIDLQRELLDITDQAGDEGTNSQMSDYITEQEKEVWMYNSYLGK; from the coding sequence ATGAAAAACGCTAGTATTATCGGTCTTAAAGATGCCGACTGCAAAAAGATTTCTGAAAAACTAAATGTCCTGTTAGCCAACTATTCTATATTCTATCAGAACACCCGCGGTTCCCACTGGAACATCAAGGGGGATCAGTTTTTCACTCTTCACCCGAAGTTTGAAGAATTATACAATAGCCTTGTATTAAAGATTGATGAGATTGCAGAAAGAATTCTGACATTGGGAGCTACCCCTGCCCATAACTATTCTGATTATCTGAAAGTAGCTACTATTAAAGAAAGTAAAGAAGTAACTGACGGAACCAAAAGTGTTGAACAGATCCTAAGCTCGTTTAAAGTGGTGATAGATCTGCAGAGAGAGCTTCTTGACATTACAGACCAGGCAGGAGACGAAGGTACAAATTCTCAGATGAGCGATTATATTACCGAACAGGAGAAAGAAGTCTGGATGTACAATTCTTATCTTGGAAAGTAA
- the rpsG gene encoding 30S ribosomal protein S7, with protein MRKTKAKKRPLLPDPKFNDQLVTRFVNNLMLDGKKSIAFKIFYDALDIVETKKGETEKTALEIWKDALTNVMPHVEVRSRRVGGANFQIPMPIRADRKISMAMKWLISYSKKRNDKSMALKLANEVVAASREEGAAFKKKTDTHKMAEANKAFSHFKF; from the coding sequence ATGAGAAAGACAAAAGCGAAAAAAAGACCGTTGTTACCAGATCCGAAGTTTAATGATCAATTGGTAACGAGATTCGTAAACAACTTAATGCTAGACGGTAAGAAGTCTATCGCATTCAAAATTTTCTATGATGCATTAGATATCGTAGAAACTAAAAAAGGAGAAACTGAAAAGACAGCCCTTGAAATCTGGAAAGATGCACTAACAAACGTTATGCCTCACGTAGAAGTACGTTCTAGAAGAGTAGGTGGAGCTAACTTCCAGATCCCTATGCCAATCAGAGCTGACAGAAAAATTTCTATGGCAATGAAATGGTTAATTAGCTACTCTAAAAAGAGAAATGATAAGTCTATGGCTTTGAAATTAGCTAATGAAGTTGTAGCTGCTTCAAGAGAAGAAGGTGCAGCTTTCAAAAAGAAAACTGATACTCACAAAATGGCGGAAGCTAACAAAGCGTTTTCACACTTTAAATTCTAA
- the rpsL gene encoding 30S ribosomal protein S12, translating to MPTIQQLVRKGRATLAKKSKSAALDSCPQRRGVCTRVYTTTPKKPNSALRKVARVRLSNGKEVNAYIPGEGHNLQEHSIVLVRGGRVKDLPGVRYHIVRGALDTAGVNGRTQRRSKYGAKRPKPGQAAAAPAKGKKK from the coding sequence ATGCCTACTATTCAACAATTAGTAAGAAAAGGAAGAGCCACGCTTGCCAAGAAGAGCAAATCGGCTGCCCTTGATTCTTGTCCACAAAGACGTGGAGTATGTACGAGAGTATATACTACTACACCTAAGAAACCTAACTCTGCACTTAGAAAAGTAGCAAGGGTAAGACTTTCTAACGGTAAAGAAGTTAACGCCTATATCCCGGGCGAAGGACATAATCTTCAAGAGCACTCGATAGTATTGGTTAGAGGCGGAAGGGTGAAAGACCTACCGGGAGTACGTTACCACATCGTAAGAGGTGCATTAGACACCGCTGGTGTAAATGGAAGAACTCAGAGAAGATCTAAGTACGGAGCTAAGAGACCTAAACCAGGACAAGCTGCTGCAGCTCCTGCAAAAGGAAAGAAAAAATAA
- the rpsJ gene encoding 30S ribosomal protein S10, producing MSQRIRIKLKSYDYNLVDKSAEKIVKTVKATGAVVNGPIPLPTNKRIFTVLRSPHVNKKAREQFQLSAHKRLMDIYSSSSKTVDALMKLELPSGVDVEIKV from the coding sequence ATGTCACAAAGAATCAGAATAAAACTAAAATCTTACGATTACAACTTGGTAGACAAGTCTGCTGAGAAAATCGTAAAAACGGTAAAGGCTACTGGTGCTGTTGTAAACGGTCCTATTCCATTACCAACGAATAAGAGAATCTTCACAGTGTTGAGATCTCCGCACGTAAACAAGAAAGCAAGAGAGCAGTTCCAGTTATCAGCTCACAAGAGACTGATGGATATCTACTCTTCTTCTTCTAAGACTGTTGATGCTCTAATGAAATTAGAACTTCCTTCAGGTGTAGACGTTGAAATTAAAGTGTGA
- a CDS encoding GLPGLI family protein, which yields MKKLILLLFPLLLSAQTHRFVYLLQYKKDSLAQDFTKANMILDVNPDDVRFYPYSYAQTDSLNIVRGQRRSRWDDDLPAIIRKRNSFENTSLILINDFFSLKSTDKMNWKLHSDTKVDGQYNLQKATTDFGGRQWIAWFCKDISLSEGPYKFRGLPGLIFEIEDTHQNYIFKLAKSMKFPKTYATPFLDSFGGKKPLAVNEKTIAKKQLELYNDPLHDVAEAFKSNTNPDNTYYVLGVQIKSLDQLKGMSDERRKMMLRENNPIEIDKAVKYPLNLR from the coding sequence ATGAAAAAACTCATACTCTTATTATTTCCTTTACTGTTGAGTGCACAAACCCATCGCTTTGTATATCTTCTTCAATACAAAAAAGACTCATTAGCTCAGGATTTTACCAAAGCCAATATGATCCTGGACGTCAATCCTGATGATGTCAGGTTTTATCCTTACTCTTATGCTCAGACTGATTCTTTGAATATTGTCCGTGGTCAGAGGAGATCAAGATGGGATGATGACCTTCCCGCTATTATAAGGAAGAGAAATTCTTTTGAAAATACCTCATTGATTTTGATAAATGATTTTTTTTCTTTGAAATCAACGGATAAGATGAACTGGAAACTGCACAGTGATACAAAAGTTGACGGACAGTATAATCTGCAGAAAGCCACAACCGATTTTGGAGGCAGGCAATGGATCGCCTGGTTTTGTAAAGACATCAGTTTAAGCGAAGGACCTTATAAATTCCGCGGTCTTCCCGGGCTTATCTTTGAAATTGAAGATACACACCAGAATTATATTTTTAAACTGGCTAAAAGCATGAAGTTTCCCAAGACCTATGCAACGCCATTCCTGGATAGTTTTGGTGGAAAGAAGCCTCTTGCTGTGAATGAAAAGACTATTGCCAAAAAACAGCTGGAGCTCTACAATGACCCTCTGCATGATGTTGCAGAAGCATTTAAATCAAATACCAATCCTGACAACACCTATTATGTTTTGGGTGTACAGATAAAAAGCCTGGACCAGTTAAAAGGAATGTCTGATGAAAGAAGAAAAATGATGCTCAGAGAAAACAATCCTATCGAAATTGATAAAGCCGTAAAGTATCCTTTGAATCTAAGATAG